A single region of the Deefgea piscis genome encodes:
- a CDS encoding ATP-binding protein, whose amino-acid sequence MKCFSAFLAWCDVAKELGKDIHLEVTGAETELDKSMIEKLSDPLMHIVRNAMDHGIESKEVRIKAGKPIHGTVYLNAYHESGSVMIEVSDDGAGLRRDKILAKAVERGLVSAEAQLSEQEIFSLIFEPGFSTADQVTNLSGAGSAWMW is encoded by the coding sequence GTGAAGTGTTTCAGCGCTTTCCTCGCGTGGTGCGATGTGGCCAAAGAATTGGGTAAAGACATTCATTTGGAAGTCACTGGCGCGGAAACCGAGCTCGATAAATCGATGATTGAAAAGCTTTCTGATCCATTAATGCACATCGTTAGGAATGCCATGGACCATGGTATTGAGTCCAAAGAGGTAAGAATCAAGGCCGGCAAGCCAATACATGGCACTGTTTATCTGAATGCGTATCACGAATCTGGCAGCGTCATGATCGAGGTGAGTGATGACGGCGCCGGCTTACGCCGCGACAAAATCCTAGCTAAAGCGGTTGAGCGCGGCTTGGTCAGCGCCGAAGCACAACTCTCTGAGCAAGAAATATTCAGCCTGATTTTTGAGCCGGGTTTTTCAACCGCTGATCAAGTGACCAATTTATCAGGCGCGGGGTCGGCATGGATGTGGTGA
- a CDS encoding Hpt domain-containing protein, which yields MDDEGLQAFIDEANQLLQQMEHILLDAENAQGNMDLLNALFRTMHTIKGSAGLFALDDIVKFTHEVENVLDLLRKGSIELDEALVSVMLRCRDYVQTMVDAISNAKIIPSIEDRTALLTELQCYQVAKTVLIATSAPIVKEAQIEFVTCESSSLSWLIFLGFGPDLLRHGLDPASFLRFLTRQGRIEKVLPLIDTQLNAADFDPEHNYLQFALRFEGNTTVAALHDVFEFVREDSLVLISPLAEAHEFLQQQTGQIQPEVWEKINAAWVELGLAPLAIEKPAPVDEAPSRPALETTAQQGAVKKLKPRKPVKTTFLRVEAEKLDSLINLVGELVISGAAGNLLASQNGAMALQEWSLSMSNLIEQIRAGVLSMRMAQIGEVFQRFPRVVRCGQRIG from the coding sequence ATGGATGATGAAGGACTACAGGCATTCATTGATGAAGCCAATCAGCTATTGCAGCAAATGGAGCATATTTTACTCGACGCTGAAAATGCCCAAGGCAATATGGATTTGCTCAATGCGCTGTTTCGCACGATGCATACCATTAAAGGCTCGGCGGGATTATTTGCGCTCGATGACATCGTTAAATTTACCCACGAAGTTGAGAACGTACTCGATTTATTGCGAAAAGGTAGCATTGAGCTCGATGAAGCTTTAGTCAGTGTCATGCTGCGTTGTCGTGACTATGTGCAAACCATGGTCGATGCCATTAGTAATGCGAAAATTATCCCATCTATTGAAGATCGCACTGCATTATTAACTGAATTACAGTGCTATCAAGTGGCTAAAACAGTGCTGATCGCGACGTCCGCGCCGATCGTGAAAGAAGCGCAAATTGAGTTCGTTACTTGTGAATCCAGTTCGTTGAGCTGGTTAATCTTTCTGGGTTTTGGTCCTGATTTACTGCGTCATGGTTTGGATCCGGCTAGTTTTCTTCGCTTTCTGACTCGGCAAGGTCGGATTGAAAAGGTATTACCATTAATCGATACGCAGCTAAACGCTGCTGATTTTGACCCTGAGCATAATTATCTGCAGTTTGCGCTGCGCTTTGAAGGTAACACCACGGTCGCCGCCTTACATGATGTATTTGAGTTTGTGCGTGAAGACAGCCTGGTTTTGATTAGCCCATTGGCCGAGGCGCACGAGTTTTTGCAGCAACAAACTGGGCAAATTCAGCCTGAGGTGTGGGAAAAAATCAATGCGGCGTGGGTTGAATTAGGGCTCGCTCCGCTAGCGATAGAAAAACCAGCGCCCGTGGACGAGGCGCCTAGTCGCCCTGCACTGGAAACCACGGCGCAGCAAGGGGCGGTAAAAAAGTTAAAACCGAGAAAACCGGTGAAAACCACCTTTTTGCGAGTGGAGGCGGAAAAGCTCGATAGTTTGATTAATTTAGTCGGTGAATTGGTGATTTCGGGTGCCGCAGGTAATTTGCTGGCGAGTCAAAACGGTGCGATGGCTTTGCAAGAATGGAGCTTGAGCATGAGTAATCTGATCGAGCAAATTCGCGCCGGTGTGTTGTCGATGCGGATGGCGCAAATTGGTGAAGTGTTTCAGCGCTTTCCTCGCGTGGTGCGATGTGGCCAAAGAATTGGGTAA
- a CDS encoding STAS domain-containing protein — translation MTELILNGEQTIYQVRDTYQQLKSIMNESKGLSLSLQQIQECDCAFVQLLLWVKQRLSANSSHCSCCNRLHNW, via the coding sequence ATGACTGAACTTATTTTGAACGGCGAACAAACCATCTACCAAGTGCGTGACACTTATCAGCAACTCAAATCGATCATGAATGAAAGCAAAGGTTTGTCTTTGTCTTTACAGCAGATTCAAGAATGCGATTGCGCTTTTGTGCAGTTACTACTTTGGGTCAAGCAAAGGCTGAGCGCCAACAGCAGCCACTGCAGTTGTTGCAACCGACTGCACAATTGGTAG
- a CDS encoding response regulator, whose protein sequence is MAKTILIVDDSSSMRQTVGMALKKAGYDVVDACDGRDALSKLDGRKYNLIISDVNMPNMDGISFVKAAKQLANYRFTPVIMLTTESGETLKNEGRAAGVKAWVVKPFQPAQMLEAVQKLILP, encoded by the coding sequence ATGGCGAAGACCATTTTAATTGTTGATGACTCATCGAGCATGCGACAAACCGTCGGTATGGCGCTGAAAAAAGCCGGTTATGACGTCGTAGATGCCTGCGATGGTCGTGATGCGCTCTCTAAGCTCGATGGCCGTAAATACAACCTGATTATTTCGGATGTCAATATGCCGAATATGGATGGGATTAGTTTTGTTAAGGCCGCGAAACAGTTGGCCAATTATCGTTTTACGCCGGTGATTATGTTAACCACCGAGTCGGGTGAAACACTTAAAAATGAAGGCCGTGCTGCTGGCGTTAAAGCTTGGGTGGTCAAGCCATTTCAACCCGCACAAATGCTCGAGGCGGTGCAAAAACTCATTTTGCCTTAA
- the panD gene encoding aspartate 1-decarboxylase, producing MQRNMLKSKLHRVTATHAELHYEGSCAIDENLLDAANIREYEAIDIWNINNGSRFSTYAIKGQRGSGIISVNGSAARHAQVGDLLIIATFADYDSELADHKPSLIYVDNNNQMTHSKNAIPTQQL from the coding sequence ATGCAACGCAATATGCTCAAATCCAAACTGCACCGTGTAACGGCAACGCACGCCGAACTGCATTATGAAGGTTCGTGCGCGATTGATGAAAATCTACTCGATGCCGCCAACATTCGTGAATATGAAGCCATTGATATTTGGAATATCAATAACGGCTCACGCTTCTCGACGTATGCCATTAAAGGCCAACGTGGTTCGGGGATTATTTCAGTGAATGGCTCTGCAGCACGCCATGCACAAGTGGGTGATTTATTGATCATTGCAACTTTTGCCGATTACGACAGCGAATTGGCTGACCATAAACCATCGTTGATTTATGTTGATAACAATAATCAAATGACGCATAGCAAAAATGCGATTCCAACGCAGCAGCTTTGA
- a CDS encoding RNB domain-containing ribonuclease yields the protein MRLSTQATAHAGLGVECYMWSSSPLRRAVDYINQQQLVAMLRGEKPRYQKNDAELFTAISSFDAAYAAYAEFQDKMERYWCLRYMEQENLKDFNAQVIKENLVRIDGMPLVLRWWFA from the coding sequence GTGCGCTTGTCGACGCAAGCTACAGCGCATGCTGGCCTTGGCGTTGAATGCTATATGTGGTCGAGCTCGCCGCTACGCCGTGCCGTGGATTACATTAATCAACAGCAATTAGTGGCCATGCTGCGCGGCGAAAAACCGCGTTACCAAAAAAATGACGCTGAATTATTCACCGCGATTTCGTCATTTGACGCCGCTTATGCCGCTTACGCTGAATTCCAAGATAAGATGGAGCGCTACTGGTGCTTGCGTTACATGGAGCAAGAAAACCTGAAAGACTTTAACGCGCAAGTGATTAAAGAAAATCTGGTGCGTATTGACGGCATGCCTTTGGTATTGCGTTGGTGGTTTGCCTGA
- a CDS encoding ribonuclease catalytic domain-containing protein, with protein sequence MRFPILRNFLDGFLVEHFPKGRGFAEFEPVTAPEDLPIADVKAFSIDDATTTEIDDAFSLQKLKNGNWQVGIHIAAPVLGIAPGSALDQVVLDRLSTVYFPGDKITMLPDDAVDVFTLEEGAARPAVSMYLEVSLGFDILSYRSVIERVPVVANLRHHDIEPYFNEETAGQDGPDYPWKDELNFLWHFAGALEGRRGKADQPQQTRMDYNFYIDRDVVDGVENEKVRIVPRKRGAPMDKLVAELMILVNSQWGKALRDAQIAGILSLARRWPRALVDASYSACWPWR encoded by the coding sequence GTGCGATTCCCAATATTGCGCAATTTCCTTGATGGTTTTTTGGTGGAGCATTTCCCCAAAGGCCGCGGTTTTGCTGAATTTGAGCCGGTGACGGCACCGGAAGATTTACCCATTGCCGACGTGAAAGCATTCTCGATTGACGACGCAACGACGACCGAGATCGACGACGCCTTCAGTCTGCAGAAATTGAAAAACGGCAACTGGCAAGTCGGCATCCATATTGCCGCGCCAGTGCTGGGTATTGCGCCAGGCTCTGCGCTCGATCAAGTGGTGCTCGATCGCCTGTCGACGGTGTATTTCCCCGGCGACAAAATCACCATGTTGCCCGACGACGCGGTGGATGTATTCACGCTAGAAGAAGGCGCGGCGCGCCCAGCGGTATCGATGTATTTGGAAGTATCACTCGGCTTTGATATTTTGAGCTACCGCTCAGTGATTGAACGTGTGCCGGTGGTGGCGAACTTGCGCCACCATGATATCGAGCCGTATTTTAACGAAGAAACTGCCGGTCAAGACGGGCCAGATTATCCGTGGAAAGACGAGCTGAACTTCCTGTGGCATTTCGCCGGTGCGCTCGAAGGCCGTCGCGGTAAGGCTGATCAGCCGCAGCAAACGCGGATGGATTACAACTTTTATATCGACCGCGATGTGGTAGATGGCGTAGAGAATGAAAAAGTTCGCATCGTGCCACGTAAACGCGGCGCGCCGATGGATAAACTCGTCGCCGAGCTGATGATTTTGGTCAATAGCCAATGGGGTAAAGCGCTGCGCGATGCGCAAATCGCCGGTATTTTATCGCTCGCAAGGCGGTGGCCGCGTGCGCTTGTCGACGCAAGCTACAGCGCATGCTGGCCTTGGCGTTGA
- the prfA gene encoding peptide chain release factor 1, with the protein MKPSIQAKLSQLADRLEEVSALLASEEATRDMDQYRKLNREYSDITPVVELWHEFNRINANLADAEAMLSDPEMAELAAEEIKDGKVRLEQLDYDLQTALLPKDPNDERNIFLEIRAGTGGDEAALFAADLFRMYSRYAERNRWQVEIMSVNESELGGYKEVIARIVGQGAYSRLRFESGAHRVQRVPATETQGRIHTSACTVAVMAEADEMEEININPADLRIDTYRASGAGGQHINKTDSAVRVVHIPTGIIVECQDDRSQHKNKARALAVLSARIKDAQMQEINAKEAAERKSLIGSGDRSERIRTYNYPQGRMTDHRINLTLYKLDYIMDGDLTELTQALMSERQAELLAQLSD; encoded by the coding sequence ATGAAACCATCAATTCAAGCCAAATTATCGCAATTGGCTGATCGTTTAGAAGAAGTTAGCGCCTTATTGGCGTCTGAAGAAGCCACTCGCGATATGGACCAATATCGCAAATTAAACCGTGAATACAGCGATATCACCCCGGTGGTTGAGTTGTGGCACGAATTTAATCGCATCAATGCCAATTTGGCCGATGCTGAGGCGATGTTGTCTGATCCGGAAATGGCTGAATTGGCCGCGGAAGAAATCAAAGACGGCAAAGTGCGCCTAGAGCAACTCGATTATGATTTGCAGACTGCGCTTTTGCCTAAAGATCCTAACGACGAGCGCAATATTTTCCTCGAAATTCGCGCCGGTACGGGTGGCGATGAAGCGGCGTTGTTTGCTGCTGATTTGTTCCGCATGTATAGCCGCTACGCCGAGCGCAACCGCTGGCAAGTTGAAATCATGTCGGTGAATGAGTCCGAGCTCGGTGGCTACAAAGAAGTTATCGCGCGCATTGTTGGGCAAGGCGCGTATTCGCGCTTACGTTTTGAATCGGGTGCGCACCGCGTACAGCGGGTGCCAGCGACTGAAACGCAAGGGCGGATTCATACGTCGGCGTGTACCGTTGCGGTGATGGCTGAAGCCGATGAGATGGAAGAAATCAACATCAATCCTGCCGATTTGCGTATTGATACTTACCGCGCTAGCGGGGCTGGTGGTCAGCATATTAATAAAACCGACTCGGCAGTGCGCGTGGTGCATATTCCTACCGGTATTATTGTTGAGTGCCAAGACGATCGCTCACAGCACAAAAATAAAGCCCGGGCATTAGCGGTGTTGTCGGCGCGAATTAAAGACGCGCAAATGCAAGAAATCAACGCCAAAGAGGCCGCAGAACGTAAATCGTTAATCGGCTCGGGCGACCGCTCGGAGCGCATCCGCACGTATAATTATCCGCAAGGCCGGATGACCGATCACCGTATTAATCTGACCTTATACAAGCTCGATTACATCATGGATGGCGATTTAACTGAGCTAACCCAAGCCTTGATGAGCGAGCGCCAAGCCGAATTGCTGGCACAGCTGAGTGATTAG